The proteins below come from a single Crossiella sp. CA-258035 genomic window:
- a CDS encoding TIGR04222 domain-containing membrane protein translates to MENPWGLTGPEFLQLYAIGLVVALVLAGWIRIAGRRPDPTAASRPGELTDVELAFLVGGAPRAVETAVAALLERDVLRASRGGYVSGTGPLRTTDPLARAVCDYTGDTGRRTLQLLVNRVADSQAAADVGARLADRGLLVPPERLPGMGLRSALPLIGLGVIGLWRAIDGGSQGYPVGYLMLFLLLTGLLAGFAAWLPVAWRTQAGDAAVEQAMRSTSDSAASLVARQGVSAYPDARVRAALLSHSAQPQTQRDLKAARGGRWGSRYDSSGSYAGYAGGFAAGGTIGDGGGGGGGGGASCGGGGGGCGGGGGG, encoded by the coding sequence ATGGAAAATCCATGGGGACTGACCGGCCCGGAGTTCTTGCAGTTGTACGCCATCGGCCTGGTGGTGGCGCTGGTGCTGGCGGGGTGGATCCGGATCGCCGGACGGCGGCCGGATCCCACCGCGGCCAGCAGGCCGGGTGAGCTGACCGACGTCGAGCTCGCCTTCCTGGTCGGGGGCGCGCCACGGGCGGTGGAGACCGCGGTCGCGGCGCTGCTGGAACGGGATGTGCTGCGGGCCTCGCGTGGGGGCTACGTGAGCGGCACCGGCCCACTCCGGACCACGGATCCGCTGGCCCGCGCGGTGTGCGACTACACAGGGGACACCGGCCGGCGCACGCTGCAACTGCTGGTGAACCGGGTCGCGGACAGCCAGGCCGCGGCCGATGTGGGGGCCAGGCTGGCCGACCGGGGGCTGCTGGTGCCGCCGGAGCGGTTGCCCGGCATGGGTTTGCGCTCCGCGCTGCCGCTGATCGGGCTCGGCGTGATCGGCCTGTGGCGGGCGATCGACGGTGGCAGCCAGGGCTACCCGGTCGGGTACCTGATGCTGTTCCTGCTGCTGACCGGGTTGCTGGCGGGTTTCGCCGCCTGGCTGCCGGTGGCCTGGCGCACCCAGGCCGGTGACGCCGCGGTCGAGCAGGCCATGAGGTCCACTTCGGACAGTGCGGCCAGTCTCGTTGCGCGGCAAGGCGTTTCGGCCTACCCGGACGCCCGGGTGCGCGCCGCGCTGCTGAGCCATTCGGCCCAGCCGCAGACCCAGCGCGACCTGAAGGCGGCCCGCGGCGGCCGTTGGGGGTCCCGTTACGACAGCAGCGGCTCCTACGCCGGGTACGCCGGCGGGTTCGCCGCCGGGGGCACCATCGGCGACGGTGGTGGCGGGGGCGGCGGGGGCGGCGCGAGCTGTGGTGGCGGAGGGGGTGGTTGCGGCGGCGGTGGCGGCGGCTGA
- the msrB gene encoding peptide-methionine (R)-S-oxide reductase MsrB, producing MEQGPKVVKTEQEWREQLTPEEYRVLRQAGTERAWTGEYTDTKTEGIYECRACGAELFRSDTKFESHCGWPSFYTPLAGDAVVLREDRSMGAVRTEVLCATCHSHLGHVFEGEGFPTPTDQRFCINSVSLRLVADPTEQEG from the coding sequence ATGGAACAGGGTCCGAAGGTCGTCAAGACCGAGCAGGAGTGGCGGGAGCAGCTGACTCCCGAGGAGTACCGGGTGCTGCGCCAGGCGGGCACCGAGCGGGCGTGGACCGGCGAGTACACCGACACCAAGACCGAGGGCATCTACGAGTGCCGGGCCTGTGGCGCCGAGCTGTTCCGCAGCGACACCAAGTTCGAGTCGCACTGCGGCTGGCCGTCCTTCTACACCCCGCTGGCCGGGGACGCGGTGGTGCTGCGCGAGGACCGCAGCATGGGCGCGGTGCGCACCGAGGTGCTCTGCGCGACCTGCCACAGCCACCTCGGGCACGTCTTCGAGGGCGAGGGCTTCCCGACGCCGACCGATCAGCGCTTCTGCATCAACAGCGTCAGCCTGCGCCTGGTGGCGGACCCGACCGAGCAAGAAGGCTGA
- a CDS encoding NUDIX hydrolase, which translates to MNRADTDTAPQYDPALGLAGLPGAPRWEPAGQRGLYRSEWVNVDLVAVRPPTAPPYEHHVVRMADAVAVVLEHPERGVLMLHRHRFITDTTGLELPAGAIDPGEDPVTAAVRETAEETGWAAEEPRLYLSRCVSNGRSDQLFHFVHARVGQWLGGPENHDEGHAVWVGHEHLREVLGGDLVSCAPSHLGLLHAMTFGLLRNGPVGGSVHAREQG; encoded by the coding sequence GTGAACAGGGCAGACACCGATACCGCGCCGCAATACGACCCCGCCCTCGGCCTGGCCGGGCTGCCGGGCGCGCCCCGCTGGGAACCCGCAGGTCAGCGCGGTCTGTACCGGAGCGAGTGGGTGAACGTGGACCTGGTGGCGGTGCGCCCGCCGACCGCGCCGCCGTACGAGCACCACGTGGTCCGGATGGCCGACGCGGTGGCCGTGGTGCTGGAACACCCCGAGCGCGGGGTGCTGATGCTGCACCGGCACCGGTTCATCACCGACACCACCGGCCTGGAGCTACCGGCGGGTGCCATCGATCCTGGTGAGGACCCGGTGACCGCTGCGGTCCGGGAGACCGCGGAGGAGACCGGCTGGGCCGCTGAGGAGCCCCGGCTGTACCTGTCCCGGTGCGTCTCCAACGGCCGCAGCGACCAGCTCTTCCACTTCGTGCACGCGCGGGTGGGGCAGTGGCTGGGCGGGCCGGAGAACCACGACGAGGGCCACGCGGTGTGGGTCGGGCACGAGCACCTGCGCGAGGTGCTCGGCGGCGACCTGGTCAGCTGCGCGCCCTCGCACCTGGGCCTGCTGCACGCGATGACCTTCGGTTTGCTGCGGAACGGGCCGGTGGGCGGTAGCGTCCACGCCCGTGAGCAGGGGTGA
- the ligD gene encoding non-homologous end-joining DNA ligase → MSRGEALELTVDGPEGPRAVRVSSPDKLYFPERGITKRQVVEYYLAVAEPLMRVLGERPTTLKRFPDGVAGEPFYAKRVPKGAPEWVQPVRITFPSGRTAEQVCPTEPAVLVWAANLGTLDFHPWPVRRPDVDHPDELRIDLDPQPGTDFQDAVRVAGVLREVLAEAGLTGYPKTSGGRGIHVLVRIRPEWDFIDVRHAVIALGREVERRLPEQATVAWWKEQRGERVFLDYNQAARDRTVASTWSVRGTPRATVSFPLDWADLSTVDPDDFDVLTVPGLLAERGDAHASMDERAFGIETALEWYARDERDHGLGEMPYPPDYPKMPGEPPRVQPSKARKAES, encoded by the coding sequence GTGAGCAGGGGTGAAGCACTCGAACTGACCGTGGACGGGCCCGAGGGGCCGCGTGCCGTGCGGGTGTCCAGTCCGGACAAGCTGTACTTCCCGGAGCGGGGCATCACCAAGCGCCAGGTGGTGGAGTACTACCTGGCCGTCGCCGAGCCCCTGATGCGCGTGCTGGGGGAGCGCCCGACCACGCTCAAGCGCTTCCCGGACGGGGTCGCCGGCGAGCCCTTCTACGCCAAACGCGTGCCCAAGGGCGCGCCGGAGTGGGTGCAGCCGGTGCGGATCACCTTCCCGTCCGGCCGCACCGCCGAACAGGTCTGCCCGACCGAACCGGCGGTGCTGGTCTGGGCGGCCAACCTGGGCACCCTGGACTTCCACCCCTGGCCGGTCCGGCGGCCGGACGTGGACCACCCCGACGAGCTGCGCATCGACCTGGACCCGCAGCCCGGCACCGACTTCCAGGACGCGGTGCGGGTGGCCGGGGTGCTGCGCGAGGTGCTGGCCGAGGCCGGGCTGACCGGCTACCCGAAGACCTCCGGCGGCCGCGGCATCCACGTGCTGGTGCGCATCCGCCCGGAGTGGGACTTCATCGACGTCCGGCACGCGGTGATCGCGCTGGGCCGCGAGGTGGAACGCCGCCTCCCGGAGCAGGCCACGGTCGCCTGGTGGAAGGAACAGCGCGGCGAACGGGTGTTCCTGGACTACAACCAGGCCGCCAGGGACCGCACGGTGGCCTCCACGTGGTCGGTGCGCGGCACGCCGAGGGCGACCGTGTCCTTCCCGCTGGACTGGGCCGATCTGTCCACTGTGGACCCTGATGACTTCGACGTGCTGACCGTGCCGGGGCTGCTGGCCGAGCGGGGGGACGCGCACGCGAGTATGGACGAGCGGGCCTTCGGGATCGAGACCGCGTTGGAGTGGTACGCCAGGGATGAGCGGGACCACGGGCTCGGCGAGATGCCGTACCCGCCCGATTATCCGAAGATGCCAGGGGAACCGCCCAGGGTGCAGCCGTCCAAGGCGCGCAAGGCGGAGAGCTAG
- a CDS encoding amidohydrolase family protein yields the protein MGGEAGLVLTGATLIDGTGADPVLSATVHTLGDRITSVDSPPSPSARVLDLSGCTLLPGLIDAHSHLGLIDLGERDPLSPARTAAEMFRNAELCLLSGHTTARDLGGADGALTEVIEAGLVPGPRLLPSGPMLAQSGGHGDHTPSFLDRQQHYAGLPGLSHATQTCDGPEEVRRAARHAFRRGATQLKVAASGGVLSRTAGIADTQFTVAELRAAVEEAASRGSYVTAHAHALQAIHNGLDAGVACFEHGSFLDEETAARMALHGAALVPTLSIMDVLDRPELAGRIEQVRAATYNAVLVATEAGVLVGSGSDHLGPGQHRRGLEITVKAKVLGAMAAIVSATLTNARILRLDHEIGSVEVGKCADLVAVAGDPLAEPGLFADPDRVVLVVRGGRIVKDTRT from the coding sequence ATGGGCGGCGAGGCGGGGCTGGTACTGACCGGGGCGACCCTCATCGACGGCACCGGAGCCGATCCGGTCCTGTCAGCCACCGTGCACACCCTCGGCGACCGGATCACCTCGGTGGACTCGCCGCCGTCGCCGTCCGCTCGGGTGCTGGACCTGTCCGGGTGCACGCTGCTGCCGGGGCTGATCGACGCGCACTCGCACCTCGGCCTGATCGACCTGGGCGAGCGGGACCCGCTGTCCCCGGCCAGGACCGCGGCGGAGATGTTCCGCAACGCCGAGCTGTGCCTGCTCTCCGGGCACACCACCGCGCGCGACCTCGGTGGCGCGGACGGTGCGCTCACCGAGGTGATCGAGGCGGGACTGGTGCCGGGGCCTCGGTTACTGCCCTCCGGGCCGATGCTGGCGCAGTCCGGCGGGCACGGCGACCACACACCGAGCTTCCTGGACCGCCAGCAGCACTACGCGGGCCTGCCCGGCCTGTCTCACGCCACGCAGACCTGCGACGGGCCGGAGGAGGTGCGGCGGGCCGCCCGGCACGCCTTCCGGCGCGGCGCCACCCAGCTGAAGGTGGCCGCCTCCGGTGGTGTGCTGTCGCGTACGGCCGGCATCGCCGACACCCAGTTCACCGTGGCCGAGCTGCGGGCCGCGGTCGAGGAGGCGGCCAGCCGGGGCAGCTACGTGACCGCGCACGCCCATGCGCTGCAAGCGATCCACAATGGACTCGACGCCGGGGTGGCCTGTTTCGAGCACGGCAGCTTCCTGGACGAGGAGACCGCGGCGCGGATGGCCCTGCACGGCGCGGCCCTGGTTCCCACACTGTCCATTATGGACGTACTTGACCGGCCCGAGCTGGCGGGCCGGATCGAGCAGGTGCGCGCGGCCACGTACAACGCGGTGCTGGTGGCCACCGAGGCCGGGGTGCTGGTCGGCTCCGGCAGCGACCACCTCGGCCCCGGCCAGCACCGGCGCGGGCTGGAGATCACGGTCAAGGCCAAGGTGCTCGGTGCGATGGCCGCGATCGTCTCGGCCACCCTGACCAACGCCCGGATCCTGCGGCTGGACCACGAGATCGGCTCGGTCGAGGTCGGCAAGTGCGCCGACCTGGTCGCGGTCGCCGGCGACCCGCTGGCCGAACCGGGGCTGTTCGCCGACCCGGACCGGGTGGTGCTGGTGGTGCGCGGCGGCCGGATCGTCAAGGACACCAGGACTTAG